Proteins encoded by one window of Vitis riparia cultivar Riparia Gloire de Montpellier isolate 1030 chromosome 11, EGFV_Vit.rip_1.0, whole genome shotgun sequence:
- the LOC117924676 gene encoding uncharacterized protein LOC117924676, which produces MSMTTQYWKMILQVAVSKAEVIGSDDPSTKRCRSGKVRAVWKSGRIQSLWSTWENNMASHGSIKVVTSPKGTANGDTKSPKGHCLCSPTTHQGSFRCRFHRSATMKRSKSMPSNTAVTSLSPKSVDST; this is translated from the exons ATGAGCATGACCACCCAGTATTGGAAAATGATCCTGCAAGTTGCAGTCTCCAAGGCCGAGGTCATTGGATCAGATGACCCTTCCACTAAACGATGTCGTTCTGGAAAAGTTAGAGCTGTGTGGAAGTCTGGAAGAATCCAAAGTCTGTGGTCCACGTGGGAGAAT AATATGGCCTCCCATGGCAGCATCAAAGTCGTCACATCCCCCAAAGGTACCGCCAACGGCGACACGAAATCACCCAAAGGCCACTGTCTCTGCTCACCGACCACTCATCAGGGCTCGTTCCGCTGCAGGTTTCATCGGTCTGCTACCATGAAGCGATCAAAATCCATGCCCTCCAATACCGCCGTGACGTCCCTCTCCCCCAAATCAGTCGACTCTACATAA